Proteins from a genomic interval of Salinarchaeum sp. Harcht-Bsk1:
- a CDS encoding cation-translocating P-type ATPase: MDEHPIRTPWAKSSAETLAHYDVSAEEGLSEDDVETRRERVGPNALREAERRDWWNVLADQFKSFIVLLLAVAGVAAFALDETIEGVSILVVLLINGLIGFVTELRAIKSMESLQEMTEIEARVRRDGEVEKVPAEDLVPGDVVLLDAGNVVPADLRVIDPSKLQADESALTGESVPVGKTSEVLEEDAPLAERENMLYKGTSVTRGTAEAVVTMSFLTLAFAQLWHVFNMRELASGIVRNEVTRNPYVWGALVLSASLVIGTLYLPGVSLALSTTPIGPESWLVVLGMSLLPLGAGQVVLEFRRRVGTPNLGTRLGRLFSR, from the coding sequence ATGGACGAACACCCGATTCGAACGCCGTGGGCCAAGTCCTCGGCCGAGACCCTCGCTCACTACGACGTTTCTGCCGAGGAGGGGCTGAGCGAGGACGACGTCGAAACGCGACGCGAGCGGGTCGGCCCGAATGCGCTGCGCGAGGCCGAACGACGGGACTGGTGGAACGTGCTGGCGGACCAGTTCAAGAGCTTCATCGTCCTGCTGCTGGCGGTGGCGGGAGTGGCAGCCTTTGCACTCGACGAGACCATCGAGGGCGTCTCCATCCTCGTCGTCCTCCTCATCAACGGACTCATCGGGTTCGTCACGGAGCTGCGGGCCATCAAGTCGATGGAGAGCCTCCAGGAGATGACGGAGATCGAGGCTCGCGTTCGTCGAGATGGGGAGGTCGAGAAAGTCCCCGCGGAGGACCTGGTGCCGGGAGACGTGGTGCTCCTCGACGCCGGGAACGTCGTTCCGGCCGACCTTCGGGTGATCGACCCCTCCAAGCTCCAGGCCGACGAATCGGCGCTTACCGGCGAGTCCGTTCCAGTCGGAAAGACGAGCGAGGTCCTCGAGGAAGACGCGCCCCTCGCCGAGCGAGAGAACATGCTCTACAAGGGGACGAGCGTAACGCGGGGGACCGCCGAAGCGGTCGTCACCATGTCGTTCCTCACGCTCGCGTTCGCCCAGCTCTGGCACGTGTTCAACATGCGCGAGCTCGCGTCGGGCATCGTACGGAACGAGGTTACCAGGAACCCGTACGTCTGGGGCGCCCTCGTTCTGTCTGCCTCGCTGGTGATCGGCACGCTGTACCTGCCGGGCGTGTCGCTGGCACTGAGCACCACGCCCATCGGCCCCGAAAGCTGGCTCGTCGTACTCGGGATGAGCCTGCTTCCCCTCGGCGCTGGACAGGTCGTCCTGGAGTTTCGCCGCCGAGTTGGGACGCCGAACCTTGGAACGAGGCTCGGACGTCTGTTCTCCCGCTGA
- a CDS encoding DUF1328 domain-containing protein — MLPQTTAVTAVSDGLTAATTVPAQFFTGAFLEWAILFFVLAIVAAVLGAGDVAGVSMAIGKWLVIIFVVLAVVALLL; from the coding sequence ATGCTCCCCCAAACCACGGCAGTCACGGCGGTGAGCGACGGCCTCACGGCTGCGACGACGGTCCCAGCCCAGTTCTTCACCGGCGCGTTCCTCGAGTGGGCGATCCTGTTTTTCGTCCTCGCGATCGTCGCCGCGGTCCTGGGCGCCGGGGACGTCGCGGGCGTGTCCATGGCGATCGGGAAGTGGCTGGTGATCATCTTCGTGGTCCTGGCGGTCGTCGCGCTGTTGTTGTGA
- a CDS encoding NAD-dependent epimerase/dehydratase family protein — translation MQVLLIGGTGLISTGITRQLVDEGYDVACFTRGETDAQVPDAVEFVHGDRENPGDLAAARDAVEPDAVIDMFLFHPDRAREAVEVFGGEIEQYVFCSTVDVYHRPLATNPVQEDAPREPAVSEYGANKAAAEDVFMEAHDDGEFATTVIRPWSTYGESGPVLHSLGMGTYYVDRIRKGKPILVHGSGQSLWGPCHRDDVANAFVNAVGNDAAYGEAYHVTSEEVITWDQYHETVAAALDAPEPELVHVPTDQLRAVAPDRTDMLMDHFQFSTVFDNSKARRDLDFEYTVSFEEGVRRTVSWLDEHDEVDAWDSQNDDAIIDAWRDATEEFQAQIDGSDR, via the coding sequence ATGCAGGTTCTCCTCATTGGCGGGACTGGCCTGATCAGTACCGGTATTACCCGGCAGCTCGTCGACGAAGGCTACGACGTCGCCTGTTTCACGCGCGGCGAGACCGACGCCCAGGTGCCCGACGCCGTCGAGTTCGTCCACGGCGACCGCGAGAATCCCGGCGACCTCGCGGCGGCCAGGGACGCGGTCGAGCCCGACGCCGTGATCGACATGTTCCTGTTCCATCCCGACCGTGCCCGCGAGGCCGTCGAGGTCTTCGGCGGCGAGATCGAGCAGTACGTCTTCTGCTCGACGGTCGACGTCTATCACCGCCCGCTCGCGACGAATCCCGTTCAGGAGGACGCCCCCCGCGAGCCCGCCGTCTCCGAGTACGGCGCGAACAAAGCTGCAGCCGAGGACGTGTTCATGGAGGCACACGACGACGGTGAATTCGCCACGACCGTGATCCGCCCCTGGAGCACCTACGGCGAGAGCGGGCCGGTCCTCCACAGCCTCGGCATGGGCACCTACTACGTCGACCGGATCCGAAAGGGCAAGCCGATCCTCGTCCACGGTTCCGGCCAGTCGCTGTGGGGCCCCTGCCACCGCGACGACGTGGCCAACGCCTTCGTGAACGCCGTCGGCAACGACGCCGCCTACGGCGAGGCCTACCACGTCACCAGCGAGGAGGTCATCACCTGGGACCAGTACCACGAGACGGTCGCCGCGGCGCTCGACGCGCCAGAGCCCGAGCTCGTGCACGTCCCGACCGACCAGCTCCGCGCCGTCGCCCCGGATCGCACCGACATGCTCATGGACCACTTCCAGTTCTCGACGGTGTTCGACAACAGCAAGGCCCGACGCGACCTCGACTTCGAGTACACCGTCTCCTTCGAGGAGGGCGTCCGGCGCACCGTCTCCTGGCTCGACGAGCACGACGAGGTCGACGCCTGGGACAGCCAGAACGACGACGCGATCATCGACGCCTGGCGCGACGCGACGGAGGAGTTCCAGGCGCAGATCGACGGATCGGATCGGTAG
- a CDS encoding nitrilase-related carbon-nitrogen hydrolase: MKLALAQLAIEDGAIDANRERAVDAVAEAAAAGADLVALPEIVTAGYFAFDAYERAAEPVEGPTIEALRPAAIEHEVAVLAGTIVEDLAATASVETPAESGLANTAVLLDADGAIQLVYRKHHLFGYDSREAELLVPGERLDTASVQGIDVGVTTCYDLRFPELYRDLLEQGVELILVPSAWPEPRVEHWQTLPRARAIENQLYVAAVNGAAVDRDGPSLLGRSTVFDPWGTPISASGPEPAIVTATVDPDRVAEVREDFPALDDRRV, encoded by the coding sequence ATGAAGCTTGCGCTCGCCCAGCTCGCTATCGAGGACGGCGCGATCGACGCGAACCGCGAGCGGGCGGTCGACGCCGTCGCGGAGGCAGCGGCTGCGGGGGCGGATCTCGTCGCACTTCCCGAGATCGTCACCGCCGGCTACTTCGCGTTCGACGCCTACGAGCGGGCAGCGGAGCCGGTGGAAGGCCCCACGATCGAAGCGCTCCGACCGGCTGCCATCGAGCACGAGGTCGCGGTCCTCGCGGGCACGATCGTCGAGGACCTCGCTGCGACGGCGTCGGTCGAGACGCCAGCGGAATCTGGGCTCGCGAACACCGCAGTACTGCTCGACGCCGACGGAGCGATCCAGCTGGTCTATCGCAAACACCACCTCTTCGGGTACGACTCGCGGGAAGCCGAGCTGCTCGTACCGGGCGAGCGCCTCGACACCGCCAGCGTCCAGGGTATCGACGTCGGCGTGACGACCTGCTACGACCTCCGCTTCCCGGAGCTGTACCGCGACCTCCTCGAGCAGGGGGTGGAGCTGATCCTCGTCCCCTCCGCGTGGCCGGAACCCCGCGTCGAGCACTGGCAGACGCTCCCGCGAGCCCGGGCGATCGAGAACCAACTCTACGTCGCGGCCGTCAACGGCGCGGCCGTCGATCGCGACGGCCCGTCCTTGCTCGGGCGCTCGACCGTGTTCGATCCGTGGGGGACGCCGATCTCGGCGAGCGGTCCGGAGCCGGCGATCGTCACGGCGACGGTCGATCCCGACCGCGTGGCCGAGGTTCGCGAGGACTTCCCCGCGCTCGACGATCGGCGGGTGTGA
- a CDS encoding MATE family efflux transporter, producing MSGDASEHSRRFTEGPIVWPLLALAGPLTLTQLLQVAYNLTDTFWVGRLGADPVTALSFAWPIVFLLVSLGAGMTNAGTILVAQHSGAGNDDRLGHVTGQTMAFNAVLSVVVAAFGFVFAPYLLQAIGATPGTAVHEQATTYLRIVVLGMPFTFGFHVFMAVLRGWGDTKTPMYLMVFSVGLNVLLDPFFVLGFADNPLFGWLGLQGLQTTLYGATGFGGLGVAGAAVATVLSRGLAALVGAWLLFGGYVGLRLALEDLVPSRETIEQIVRIGTPGAIDQSTQSIAAIVMTALVATVGQDAVAAYGIGNRFVSVVWLPMAAMGMSVETIVGQNLGGGHRDRARRTVYVAIAILATTFVVASALTVTFADSIVGVFITGDGSAAVVDHGATFLRIVAPAWAIMAVYHMMNGAFYGAGSTRLAMSIGVSSLWGVRAIAAIVLVLLLGFGATGAWIAIALSNVTAALVGTYWFFDGRWMHDVLGDAATEQDGPGERSGATD from the coding sequence ATGAGCGGCGACGCGAGCGAGCACTCGCGCCGGTTCACCGAGGGACCCATCGTCTGGCCCCTGCTCGCGCTCGCTGGACCGCTGACGCTGACCCAGCTCCTCCAGGTCGCCTACAACCTCACGGACACCTTCTGGGTCGGCCGCCTCGGCGCGGACCCGGTGACTGCGCTGTCGTTCGCGTGGCCGATCGTCTTCCTGCTCGTCAGCCTGGGTGCGGGGATGACGAACGCCGGGACGATCCTCGTCGCCCAGCACTCCGGCGCCGGGAACGACGACCGACTCGGGCACGTCACCGGGCAGACGATGGCGTTCAACGCGGTGCTCTCGGTGGTCGTGGCGGCGTTCGGGTTCGTCTTCGCGCCGTACCTCCTGCAGGCGATCGGCGCCACACCCGGCACCGCTGTCCACGAGCAGGCAACGACGTACCTCCGGATCGTGGTCCTCGGGATGCCGTTCACGTTCGGCTTCCACGTCTTCATGGCGGTGCTCCGGGGCTGGGGCGACACCAAGACGCCGATGTACCTGATGGTGTTCAGCGTCGGACTGAACGTCCTCCTCGATCCGTTCTTCGTGCTCGGATTCGCCGACAACCCGCTCTTCGGGTGGCTCGGCCTCCAGGGACTGCAGACGACGCTGTACGGCGCCACCGGCTTCGGCGGGCTCGGCGTCGCAGGTGCTGCCGTCGCCACAGTCCTCTCTCGGGGCCTCGCAGCGCTCGTGGGCGCGTGGCTCCTGTTCGGCGGGTACGTCGGCCTCCGACTGGCACTCGAGGACCTCGTGCCGTCGCGGGAGACGATCGAGCAGATCGTCCGGATCGGGACGCCGGGCGCGATCGATCAGAGCACCCAGTCGATCGCGGCGATCGTCATGACCGCACTCGTCGCGACCGTCGGCCAGGACGCCGTCGCTGCCTACGGCATCGGCAACCGATTCGTCTCGGTGGTCTGGCTCCCGATGGCGGCCATGGGGATGTCCGTCGAGACGATCGTCGGGCAGAACCTCGGGGGCGGCCACCGCGATCGCGCACGGCGGACCGTCTACGTCGCGATCGCGATCCTCGCCACGACGTTCGTCGTCGCGAGCGCGCTGACCGTCACCTTCGCGGACTCGATCGTCGGCGTGTTCATCACGGGCGACGGCTCGGCGGCAGTCGTCGATCACGGCGCGACCTTCCTCCGGATCGTCGCGCCGGCCTGGGCCATCATGGCCGTCTATCACATGATGAACGGGGCGTTCTACGGCGCGGGCTCCACCCGCCTCGCGATGTCGATCGGCGTGTCGTCGCTGTGGGGCGTGCGCGCCATTGCAGCGATCGTACTGGTGCTCCTGCTAGGGTTCGGCGCGACCGGCGCCTGGATCGCCATCGCGCTCTCGAACGTCACCGCAGCGCTCGTGGGTACGTACTGGTTCTTCGACGGCCGGTGGATGCATGACGTACTCGGCGATGCGGCAACCGAGCAGGACGGACCTGGAGAACGCTCGGGGGCGACCGACTGA
- a CDS encoding rhodanese-like domain-containing protein produces the protein MNRRSFLANGLGAVATTSLTAGCLFRDDEQQQPEDGSAQGGPGYALNPRDVEAPDVDPSTFERLEVRGQQVPLVPIDVAYPWYLRQETRIVDARSLTAYERSHVAGAVLSPAPMGYRNDDPTSDWPNADRIVTYCTCPHHLSSSRAAGLLEQGFENVYALDEGFGPWYDRGYPVASANEVQQTIGEARAITGRVDSAYAGEFVRLRHEPTGQREPAEIAADGRFEVTFRFVDVDADSVLTLETPAWTRTATLAELTSGTVR, from the coding sequence ATGAACAGACGGTCGTTCCTCGCGAACGGACTCGGTGCGGTAGCGACCACGAGTCTCACCGCCGGCTGTCTCTTTCGAGACGACGAGCAGCAACAACCCGAGGATGGCTCGGCCCAGGGCGGTCCGGGGTACGCGCTGAACCCCCGCGACGTCGAGGCTCCCGACGTGGACCCGTCGACCTTCGAGCGACTCGAAGTCCGTGGCCAGCAGGTTCCGCTCGTCCCGATCGACGTCGCGTACCCGTGGTACCTCCGGCAGGAGACGCGAATCGTCGACGCCCGCTCCCTCACGGCCTACGAGCGATCCCACGTCGCTGGCGCCGTCTTGAGCCCGGCACCGATGGGCTACCGGAACGACGATCCCACGAGCGACTGGCCGAACGCCGACCGAATCGTCACCTACTGTACCTGCCCGCACCACCTCTCATCGAGTCGGGCTGCGGGCCTGCTCGAACAGGGCTTCGAGAACGTCTACGCGCTCGACGAGGGGTTCGGGCCGTGGTACGACCGCGGCTACCCCGTCGCGAGTGCGAACGAGGTCCAGCAGACCATCGGCGAGGCTCGCGCGATCACCGGGCGCGTCGATTCGGCGTACGCCGGCGAGTTCGTCAGGCTCCGCCACGAGCCGACCGGCCAGCGCGAACCCGCCGAGATCGCCGCCGACGGTCGCTTCGAGGTCACCTTCCGGTTCGTCGATGTCGACGCCGACAGCGTCCTGACATTGGAGACGCCGGCCTGGACCCGGACCGCGACGCTGGCGGAGCTCACGAGCGGAACCGTACGCTAG
- a CDS encoding CPBP family intramembrane glutamic endopeptidase, producing the protein MLDRLARTVGGHPYGDLFGFFAFSHGWTWAFWGVNVVGGLDAFGAGLPFTVLGGVGPMLGGIAMAYVTYGGVGLADLRRRLTDTAWLRSSWALLVVGLFPALVVATGLVIAIATDASQPLDASELVALLGDPVALVGTTVVIVLVGPLPEEIGWRGYLLDRCQRRWSALASGLFVGLVWALWHAPLFVMPGYYANFDYSPTPIWFATSIVLGSVLYTWLFNNVARSVLAMIVLHTSGNFAGQVTEVPPVGEPIGVAVRAGLVVAVVALFGAGSLRRTGSAPEPPQERSVVHDPGG; encoded by the coding sequence ATGCTGGATCGCCTCGCCCGCACCGTCGGCGGCCACCCGTACGGCGACCTGTTTGGCTTCTTCGCGTTCTCACACGGCTGGACGTGGGCGTTCTGGGGCGTGAACGTTGTCGGCGGCCTCGACGCCTTCGGCGCCGGACTGCCCTTCACCGTGCTCGGTGGCGTCGGGCCGATGCTCGGCGGCATCGCGATGGCGTACGTGACCTACGGGGGAGTGGGACTCGCCGACCTCCGACGCCGTCTTACCGACACCGCCTGGCTCCGATCGTCGTGGGCGCTGCTCGTCGTCGGCCTGTTTCCCGCGCTCGTCGTCGCCACCGGGCTCGTGATCGCGATCGCGACCGACGCGAGCCAGCCACTCGACGCCTCGGAACTCGTCGCGCTCCTCGGCGATCCGGTCGCGTTGGTCGGCACGACGGTCGTCATCGTCCTCGTGGGGCCGCTGCCGGAGGAGATCGGCTGGCGAGGCTACCTCCTCGATCGGTGCCAGCGGCGGTGGTCGGCGCTCGCGTCGGGCCTGTTCGTCGGACTCGTCTGGGCGCTCTGGCACGCCCCGCTGTTCGTCATGCCCGGGTACTACGCGAACTTCGACTACTCGCCCACCCCGATCTGGTTCGCCACGAGCATCGTCCTGGGATCAGTGCTCTACACCTGGCTGTTCAACAACGTGGCACGGAGCGTGCTGGCGATGATCGTGCTCCACACGTCTGGGAACTTCGCCGGGCAAGTCACGGAGGTGCCGCCCGTCGGCGAACCGATCGGAGTGGCCGTCCGCGCTGGGCTGGTCGTCGCGGTCGTGGCCCTCTTCGGCGCTGGCTCGCTCCGCAGGACGGGTTCGGCACCGGAGCCGCCGCAGGAGCGATCGGTCGTCCACGATCCCGGAGGCTGA
- a CDS encoding AIM24 family protein, translating to MDIEQFTTAHEPTDSDAPFQRENSYTLDVAVDGTMMAKAGSMVAYTGEFTFHGKASVEGGISGYLKDKVTGEGTPIMEIEGQGHAYLADTGKKVQVLDLDADDTITVNGEDILAFEPDLGYEITTIDSLSGAFAGGLTNIELSGPGLVALTTYGDPLVVEPPVTTDPAATVAWSTANSPSFETNKVVEIGQTSGENVQMRFEGQDGFVVVQPYEEHGSA from the coding sequence ATGGACATCGAGCAGTTCACCACGGCACACGAACCGACGGACAGCGACGCGCCCTTCCAGCGCGAGAACAGCTACACCCTCGACGTGGCGGTCGACGGAACGATGATGGCCAAAGCCGGATCGATGGTCGCCTACACCGGCGAGTTCACGTTCCACGGCAAGGCCTCGGTCGAGGGCGGCATCTCCGGCTACCTGAAAGACAAGGTAACCGGGGAAGGTACCCCGATCATGGAGATCGAGGGGCAGGGTCACGCCTACCTCGCGGACACGGGCAAGAAGGTCCAGGTCCTCGACCTCGACGCCGACGACACGATTACGGTCAACGGCGAGGACATCCTCGCATTCGAGCCCGACCTGGGCTACGAGATCACGACGATCGACAGCCTCAGCGGCGCGTTCGCCGGCGGCCTCACCAATATCGAACTCAGCGGCCCCGGCCTCGTCGCACTGACGACCTACGGCGACCCGCTCGTCGTGGAGCCGCCCGTGACGACGGATCCCGCGGCCACTGTCGCCTGGAGCACCGCGAACTCGCCGTCCTTCGAGACGAACAAGGTGGTCGAGATCGGCCAGACCTCCGGCGAGAACGTCCAGATGCGCTTCGAGGGCCAGGACGGCTTCGTCGTCGTCCAGCCCTACGAGGAGCACGGGAGCGCCTGA
- a CDS encoding CPBP family intramembrane glutamic endopeptidase — MQIVSRFLALTYGISWSGVTLLWFLDVDLGSGVGAGVGTVVFMWAPAIAAIAVLRVRHRSIRNECGLYLGRIRWLLLAWIAPVGLTAVMIAVGLLLPDTTFATEYSAFLLELGMTEEEAAETVVDLEATGVPLIVLLGGMGLALGGTLFALAALGEELGWRGLLLTELAPLGYWKLSLVTGLVWGVWHTPLILLGLQFSEGPAIGIVLLTTATVALSPVYTYLTVRARSVLAATLLHGSFILGVFTSVYLANGSERVISPFGVVGIVAALIGVATCVAHDRLFADGHVTTGEPLRPWSE; from the coding sequence ATGCAGATCGTATCGCGATTCCTCGCCCTCACGTACGGTATCTCGTGGAGTGGTGTGACGCTGCTATGGTTCCTCGATGTCGACCTCGGAAGTGGTGTCGGGGCGGGGGTCGGCACTGTCGTGTTCATGTGGGCGCCTGCGATCGCAGCGATTGCTGTGCTCCGTGTCCGCCACCGATCGATCCGAAACGAGTGTGGTCTCTATCTGGGACGGATTCGGTGGCTCCTGCTCGCCTGGATCGCCCCGGTAGGACTGACTGCCGTGATGATTGCCGTCGGTCTCCTCCTCCCGGACACGACGTTCGCGACCGAATACTCGGCGTTTTTGCTCGAACTGGGCATGACCGAGGAGGAAGCCGCGGAGACGGTCGTGGACCTCGAAGCGACTGGTGTTCCACTGATCGTCCTGCTTGGCGGGATGGGACTCGCCCTCGGCGGGACGCTCTTTGCCCTCGCCGCCCTGGGCGAAGAACTCGGCTGGCGAGGGCTGTTACTCACGGAACTGGCGCCGCTCGGATACTGGAAGCTGTCGCTGGTGACGGGCCTCGTATGGGGCGTGTGGCACACCCCACTCATCCTCCTTGGGCTCCAGTTCTCGGAGGGGCCAGCCATCGGGATCGTCCTGCTAACGACTGCGACGGTGGCCCTGTCGCCAGTGTACACCTATCTGACCGTCCGGGCTCGGTCGGTGCTCGCTGCGACGTTGCTTCATGGATCATTCATCCTCGGGGTGTTCACGTCCGTGTACCTCGCAAATGGGAGCGAGCGCGTGATTTCGCCGTTTGGGGTCGTTGGCATCGTGGCTGCACTTATCGGCGTTGCGACGTGCGTGGCCCACGATCGACTCTTTGCTGACGGGCACGTCACCACGGGGGAACCACTCCGTCCGTGGTCCGAGTAG
- a CDS encoding plastocyanin/azurin family copper-binding protein: protein MTKDAQITRRRMVQLTGSAVAIGLAGCTSSGSSDGGDSSDDGEESHDDEHQDGEESHGGEDSHDDGGSHDDGHNHDVGAPEEPSASVEVSLRTEGSEQHFAPHVVWVEPGGTVTWHNESGQHNSVAYHPENDKPLRIPQDAEPWETELLSEEGATASRTFDTEGVYDYFCSPHEAVGMVGTVIVGHPDAHGQPALEEPQSSLPDGARHQLADLGEMTNEALGHTH, encoded by the coding sequence ATGACAAAAGACGCCCAAATTACGCGCCGGCGGATGGTACAACTGACCGGCAGTGCCGTGGCGATCGGCCTCGCGGGGTGTACAAGTTCCGGGTCGAGTGACGGGGGCGACAGCTCGGACGACGGTGAGGAGAGCCACGACGACGAGCACCAGGACGGTGAGGAGAGCCACGGCGGGGAGGACAGCCACGATGACGGGGGTAGCCACGACGACGGCCACAACCACGACGTGGGGGCACCCGAGGAGCCGTCTGCCTCGGTGGAGGTGTCGCTACGAACGGAGGGCAGCGAGCAACACTTTGCACCGCACGTGGTCTGGGTCGAACCCGGCGGCACGGTCACCTGGCACAACGAGAGCGGCCAGCACAACTCGGTGGCCTACCACCCCGAGAACGACAAGCCGCTTCGGATACCCCAGGACGCCGAGCCCTGGGAGACGGAACTGCTCTCGGAGGAGGGCGCCACCGCGAGTCGGACCTTCGACACCGAAGGCGTCTACGACTACTTCTGTTCGCCCCACGAGGCGGTCGGTATGGTCGGCACCGTGATCGTCGGTCACCCCGATGCCCACGGGCAGCCCGCGCTGGAGGAGCCACAATCGTCCCTCCCGGACGGGGCCCGACACCAACTCGCCGACCTCGGCGAGATGACCAACGAAGCGCTCGGCCACACCCACTGA
- a CDS encoding helix-turn-helix domain-containing protein, protein MSTDGTSDLLDLLGEARNREILAATSRETLSAKELSEECDVALSTIYRRVDEMVEHDLLVERTRIESDGSHHSVFDANVDRVGVDVGDGTIEVSLHVREDAAERFSRIWSHIRGT, encoded by the coding sequence GTGTCCACAGACGGTACCAGCGACCTACTCGACTTGCTCGGCGAAGCGCGGAACCGGGAGATTCTGGCCGCGACGAGCAGGGAGACGCTCTCGGCGAAGGAGCTGAGCGAGGAGTGTGACGTCGCCCTCTCGACGATCTACCGCCGCGTCGATGAGATGGTGGAGCACGACCTGCTCGTGGAAAGGACGCGGATCGAATCCGACGGGAGCCACCACAGCGTCTTCGACGCGAACGTCGACCGCGTCGGCGTCGACGTCGGGGACGGTACCATCGAGGTGAGCCTGCACGTTCGCGAGGACGCCGCCGAGCGCTTCTCGCGTATCTGGAGTCACATCCGGGGGACATAG
- a CDS encoding PAS domain-containing sensor histidine kinase: MVVETAATFEALVDVYAGAVFVVDREGRYREVIEGSEGSDVLYDLPESLTGQEFRDVLPPETAERFHRVVREAIDSGTPSIVEYELEVQAGHRWFEATVSPIEDEELVVWAARDVTERKQYERALAALHEAGPRLTASDSVADVCEEAIYAAETILDFDQSMIALERDGVLQAEATSEQLPADATTTVPIDDGIAGRTYRTGESYLTPDLAETDAALDHVEFRAGLSVPIGDHGVFQAVAERPDAFDETDLELAELFVGQVDATITRLEHERALERQNERLDEFASIVSHDLRNPLTVANGRLELAAEECDSEHLEHVADAHDRMQGLIDDLLTLAQSGEDVAVEPVDLAHLVRECWQLIETEDATLDVAVERPIEANRTQLRQLLENLLGNAVEHGSTGPGSQARQDAVEHGSTSPRSQAHEDAVEHGDDGVTITVGDLEDGFYVEDDGPGIDDVDRDRLFEAGYSSADGGTGIGLHIVGSVAERHGWTVELDEEYEDGARFEITGVERPDEY; encoded by the coding sequence ATGGTGGTGGAGACCGCGGCGACCTTCGAGGCGCTGGTCGACGTCTACGCCGGCGCGGTGTTCGTCGTCGACCGCGAGGGTCGCTACCGGGAGGTCATCGAGGGCAGCGAGGGGAGCGACGTGCTCTACGATCTCCCCGAGTCGTTGACGGGCCAGGAGTTCCGGGACGTGCTGCCGCCGGAGACCGCCGAGCGGTTTCACCGGGTCGTCCGGGAGGCCATCGACAGCGGAACCCCGTCGATCGTCGAGTACGAACTCGAGGTCCAGGCCGGCCATCGCTGGTTCGAGGCGACCGTGTCACCGATCGAGGACGAGGAACTGGTGGTCTGGGCAGCCCGGGACGTCACCGAACGCAAGCAGTACGAGCGGGCGCTCGCGGCCTTGCACGAGGCCGGCCCGCGGCTCACCGCCAGCGACTCCGTCGCGGACGTCTGCGAGGAGGCGATCTACGCAGCGGAGACGATCCTCGATTTCGATCAGTCGATGATCGCCCTGGAACGCGACGGCGTGCTCCAGGCGGAGGCGACGTCCGAGCAACTCCCGGCGGACGCGACGACGACCGTCCCGATCGACGACGGGATCGCTGGCCGGACGTACCGGACCGGCGAGAGCTACCTCACGCCGGACCTCGCCGAGACCGACGCCGCCCTGGACCACGTGGAGTTCCGGGCTGGACTCAGCGTCCCGATCGGAGACCACGGCGTCTTCCAGGCCGTCGCCGAGCGCCCCGACGCGTTCGACGAGACGGACCTCGAACTCGCGGAACTGTTCGTCGGACAGGTCGACGCCACGATCACCCGGCTGGAACACGAACGAGCGCTCGAGCGGCAGAACGAACGGCTCGACGAGTTCGCGAGCATCGTCTCGCACGACCTCCGGAATCCACTCACCGTCGCGAACGGCCGGCTCGAACTCGCTGCGGAAGAGTGCGACAGCGAGCACCTCGAGCACGTGGCCGACGCGCACGATCGGATGCAGGGGCTGATCGACGACCTGCTCACCCTCGCACAGAGCGGCGAGGACGTGGCGGTCGAGCCGGTCGACCTCGCGCACCTCGTTCGGGAGTGCTGGCAGCTAATCGAGACCGAGGACGCGACCCTCGACGTAGCGGTCGAGCGCCCGATTGAAGCGAATCGAACGCAGCTCCGTCAGTTGCTAGAGAATCTCCTCGGGAACGCCGTCGAGCACGGCTCGACGGGCCCTGGCTCGCAGGCTCGCCAGGACGCCGTGGAACACGGTTCCACGAGCCCTCGATCGCAGGCTCACGAGGACGCCGTGGAACACGGTGACGACGGTGTCACGATCACCGTCGGCGACCTCGAGGACGGCTTCTACGTCGAGGACGACGGGCCGGGCATCGACGACGTCGATCGCGATCGGTTGTTCGAGGCCGGCTACTCCAGCGCCGACGGCGGCACCGGCATCGGCCTCCACATCGTCGGGTCGGTCGCGGAGCGCCACGGCTGGACGGTCGAACTCGACGAGGAGTACGAGGACGGCGCGCGCTTCGAGATCACCGGCGTGGAGCGGCCGGACGAATATTGA